The following proteins are co-located in the Streptococcus anginosus genome:
- a CDS encoding chorismate mutase, which produces MDLVEIRKEIDQIDANLIALLEKRMALVSQIALYKRQTGKAVLDTRREQVILDKVANSVHEKQYEESIVQTFSDILKHSRAYQDQHVK; this is translated from the coding sequence ATGGATTTAGTAGAAATTAGAAAAGAAATTGATCAAATAGATGCAAATTTGATTGCCTTACTAGAAAAAAGAATGGCTTTGGTGAGTCAAATTGCTCTTTATAAACGTCAGACTGGAAAAGCTGTATTAGATACTCGGCGTGAACAAGTAATTCTTGATAAAGTTGCAAATAGTGTACATGAAAAACAGTACGAAGAAAGCATTGTTCAGACTTTTTCTGATATTTTGAAACATTCGCGTGCTTATCAAGACCAACACGTCAAATAA